In Lactococcus garvieae subsp. garvieae, the following proteins share a genomic window:
- the nagB gene encoding glucosamine-6-phosphate deaminase: MKVITVKNQLEGAKIGFDLLKEAMDNGAKTLGLATGSTPVEFYNQIVKSDLDFSDMTSVNLDEYVGLDGSDEQSYRYFMSKHLFNEKPFKENFLPNGKAADLEAETKAYDQIIAEHPIDFQILGIGQNGHIGFNEPGTSFEETTHVVDLQESTIKANARFFENEEDVPRQAISMGIASIMAAKSIVLMAYGESKAEAIKGMVEGEITEDMPASILQKHADVVVIADEAAAALLSK; encoded by the coding sequence ATGAAAGTTATCACAGTAAAAAACCAACTTGAAGGCGCAAAAATCGGCTTTGACTTACTCAAAGAAGCAATGGACAATGGAGCAAAAACACTTGGACTTGCTACAGGTTCAACTCCAGTAGAATTTTACAACCAAATCGTTAAATCCGATCTTGATTTTTCAGATATGACTTCAGTAAACTTGGACGAGTATGTTGGACTGGACGGTTCTGATGAGCAATCTTACCGTTACTTTATGAGCAAACACCTTTTCAATGAAAAACCATTTAAAGAAAACTTCTTGCCAAATGGTAAAGCAGCAGATTTGGAAGCAGAAACAAAAGCTTATGACCAAATCATCGCTGAACATCCAATTGATTTCCAAATTCTTGGAATTGGCCAAAACGGACACATCGGTTTCAACGAACCTGGAACTTCATTTGAAGAAACAACACACGTTGTCGATCTCCAAGAAAGCACAATTAAAGCAAATGCACGTTTCTTTGAAAACGAAGAAGATGTGCCACGTCAAGCGATCTCTATGGGTATCGCTTCAATCATGGCAGCTAAATCAATCGTATTGATGGCTTATGGCGAATCAAAAGCAGAAGCAATTAAAGGAATGGTTGAAGGTGAAATCACTGAAGATATGCCAGCATCTATCTTGCAAAAACATGCTGATGTTGTTGTTATCGCAGATGAAGCAGCCGCAGCCTTGTTGAGCAAATAA
- the glpK gene encoding glycerol kinase GlpK, which translates to MQAKYIMSIDQGTTSSRAIIFNKQGQHVGSSQKELQQYFPQAGWVEHDANEIWNSVQSVVSEALIQSGIKPAEVGAIGITNQRETTVVWDKKTGMPIYNAIVWQSRQSAAIADNLKKDGHAERIHQKTGLVIDSYFSATKIRWILDKVDGAQERAERGELLFGTIDSWLVWKLTDGETHVTDYSNASRTMLFNIHNLQWDQDILELLNIPAVMLPKPVSNSECYGMTKPYHFFGSEIAIAGMAGDQQAALFGQMAFEPGMIKSTYGTGAFIVMNTGQEAQLSNDLLTTIGYSINGQVTYALEGSVFVAGSSVQWLRDSLKMIDNSKESEAAALASTNNDEVYVVPAFVGLGAPYWDQDARGAIFGITRGTSNNDIIKATLQGIAYQVKDIIDAMQEDSGIDIPLLKVDGGAANNSYLMQFQADILNIPVQKAKDLETTALGAAFLAGLAVGFWKDIEEIKSSYSEGQSFQPQMDSKRRQLLHQGWKKAVEATRVFK; encoded by the coding sequence ATGCAAGCAAAATACATTATGTCAATTGACCAAGGGACAACAAGTTCACGCGCAATTATTTTTAACAAGCAAGGTCAACACGTCGGAAGCTCACAAAAAGAGTTACAGCAGTACTTTCCTCAAGCTGGCTGGGTTGAACATGATGCCAACGAGATTTGGAATTCGGTACAATCTGTTGTCTCTGAAGCCCTTATCCAATCAGGAATCAAACCTGCAGAAGTCGGCGCGATTGGTATTACCAATCAACGTGAAACCACCGTTGTCTGGGATAAAAAAACAGGCATGCCCATTTATAATGCAATCGTCTGGCAGTCCAGACAATCGGCAGCTATAGCTGATAATTTAAAAAAAGATGGCCATGCTGAACGCATTCACCAAAAAACCGGTCTCGTCATTGACTCTTACTTTTCAGCCACTAAAATACGTTGGATTTTAGATAAGGTTGACGGCGCGCAGGAACGCGCTGAACGTGGTGAGCTGCTCTTTGGTACTATTGACAGTTGGTTAGTCTGGAAGCTAACCGATGGTGAAACACATGTAACAGACTATTCTAATGCAAGCCGGACCATGCTTTTTAACATCCATAACCTCCAATGGGATCAAGATATTCTCGAACTCTTGAATATACCTGCAGTAATGCTTCCTAAACCCGTCTCTAATTCTGAATGTTACGGTATGACAAAACCCTATCATTTCTTTGGCTCGGAAATAGCTATTGCGGGTATGGCTGGAGATCAACAGGCAGCCTTATTTGGCCAAATGGCCTTTGAACCTGGAATGATTAAAAGTACTTATGGTACCGGTGCCTTCATCGTCATGAATACAGGACAAGAGGCACAACTGTCCAATGATCTTTTAACCACGATTGGTTACAGTATTAATGGTCAAGTTACCTACGCTCTTGAAGGCTCCGTCTTTGTTGCTGGCTCTTCTGTGCAATGGCTCCGTGATAGTCTGAAGATGATTGATAACAGTAAAGAATCTGAAGCAGCGGCTTTAGCTTCTACCAATAATGACGAAGTCTATGTTGTCCCTGCTTTTGTAGGTTTAGGCGCTCCCTATTGGGATCAGGATGCTCGTGGGGCTATTTTTGGCATTACACGAGGAACCAGCAATAATGATATTATCAAAGCTACCTTGCAAGGTATTGCTTATCAAGTCAAGGATATTATTGATGCGATGCAAGAAGATTCCGGAATTGATATTCCATTGCTGAAAGTTGACGGAGGTGCAGCTAATAATAGCTATTTAATGCAGTTTCAAGCGGATATCCTCAACATTCCCGTGCAAAAAGCCAAGGATCTTGAAACTACAGCTCTTGGTGCTGCCTTCTTGGCAGGTTTAGCGGTTGGTTTTTGGAAAGACATTGAGGAAATAAAAAGTTCTTATTCAGAAGGACAAAGCTTCCAACCTCAAATGGATAGTAAACGCCGTCAATTGCTTCATCAGGGTTGGAAAAAAGCTGTCGAAGCTACACGTGTTTTTAAATAA
- a CDS encoding TetR/AcrR family transcriptional regulator has protein sequence MAKINDLRVLRTRKMITQAFFSLLRNKKFEKISIQEIADAAMINRATFYAHYADKQDLYDSLIDTFIMDFIKILDEQNPVDGTDVYVNDIEEMLARFYDFVRQNPEVAQIVIDKSQDQTIINRFIEILTERYTELFDKLEIREHDVLVPSDFVISYITSILAGTLKWWVSSSSTMKASDFAHLIVKLISNGHLTVLGVNIKS, from the coding sequence ATGGCAAAAATAAATGATTTACGTGTCTTAAGAACACGAAAAATGATTACACAAGCTTTCTTTTCTTTATTAAGAAATAAAAAATTTGAAAAAATTTCTATTCAAGAAATTGCGGATGCTGCAATGATTAATCGTGCAACTTTTTATGCACACTATGCTGACAAGCAAGATCTTTATGACAGTTTGATTGATACTTTTATCATGGATTTTATTAAAATTTTAGATGAACAGAATCCGGTGGATGGCACTGATGTTTATGTGAATGATATTGAAGAGATGTTGGCACGCTTCTACGACTTTGTCCGTCAAAATCCAGAAGTGGCACAGATTGTGATTGATAAATCACAAGACCAAACAATTATTAATCGCTTTATCGAAATATTAACCGAACGCTATACTGAGCTTTTCGATAAGCTGGAAATTCGTGAGCACGATGTATTAGTGCCGAGTGATTTTGTCATCAGCTATATTACTTCTATCTTAGCAGGCACACTTAAATGGTGGGTTTCTTCTTCAAGTACCATGAAAGCGAGTGATTTTGCGCACCTTATCGTTAAATTAATTTCAAATGGGCACTTGACCGTTTTAGGTGTAAACATAAAATCATAA